The Halobacterium litoreum genome includes a region encoding these proteins:
- the leuC gene encoding 3-isopropylmalate dehydratase large subunit has protein sequence MSEGTLYDKVFDEHAVTELPTGQTQLFVGLHLVHEVTSPQAFGMLEERGLDVAYPERTHATVDHIVPTADQSRPYGDDAAEEMMSELEANVRDAGIEFDDPTTGRQGIVHVVGPEQGLTQPGMTIVCGDSHTATHGAFGALAFGIGTSQIRDVLATGCIAMEKQQVRRIEVTGELGDGVTPKDVILAVIGELGTDGGVGYVYEYGGPAVREMDMAGRMSICNMSIEGGARAGYVEPDETTYDYLEGRDEVPEGDAFEELKQYWESIRSDGDATYDDVVEIDGDALEPTVTWGTTPGQSVGISEPIPDPEALPAEDREVAESAQAHMEVDPGDTMDGYPIDVAFLGSCTNARLPDLREAAEIVRGREVHDDVRAMVVPGSQRVKRAAEAEGLDEVFEEAGFDWRGAGCSMCLGMNEDQLVGDERCASSSNRNFVGRQGSKDGRTVLMSPPMVAAAAVTGEVTDVRELERRPEVEA, from the coding sequence ATGAGCGAGGGCACGCTGTACGACAAGGTCTTCGACGAACACGCGGTCACCGAACTGCCGACCGGACAGACCCAGTTGTTCGTCGGCCTCCACCTCGTCCACGAGGTGACGAGCCCGCAGGCGTTCGGGATGCTCGAAGAGCGCGGCCTCGACGTGGCGTACCCCGAGCGGACGCACGCCACCGTCGACCACATCGTCCCGACCGCCGACCAGAGCCGGCCGTACGGCGACGACGCCGCCGAGGAGATGATGAGCGAACTCGAAGCGAACGTCCGCGACGCCGGCATCGAGTTCGACGACCCGACGACGGGCCGACAGGGCATCGTCCACGTCGTCGGCCCCGAACAGGGCCTCACGCAACCCGGAATGACCATCGTCTGCGGGGACTCCCACACCGCGACCCACGGCGCGTTCGGCGCGCTCGCGTTCGGCATCGGCACGTCCCAGATTCGGGACGTGCTCGCCACGGGCTGTATCGCGATGGAGAAACAGCAGGTCCGCCGCATCGAGGTGACGGGCGAACTCGGCGACGGCGTCACGCCGAAGGACGTGATTCTCGCCGTCATCGGGGAACTCGGCACCGACGGCGGCGTCGGCTACGTCTACGAGTACGGCGGCCCCGCGGTCCGCGAGATGGACATGGCGGGCCGGATGAGCATCTGCAACATGAGCATCGAGGGCGGCGCTCGCGCGGGATACGTCGAACCCGACGAGACCACCTACGACTACCTGGAGGGCCGCGACGAGGTGCCCGAGGGCGACGCATTCGAGGAACTCAAGCAGTACTGGGAGTCGATTCGCTCGGACGGCGACGCCACCTACGACGACGTGGTGGAAATCGACGGCGACGCCCTCGAACCGACCGTGACGTGGGGGACGACGCCCGGACAGAGCGTCGGCATCTCGGAGCCGATTCCAGACCCCGAGGCCCTCCCCGCGGAGGACCGCGAGGTCGCCGAGAGCGCACAAGCCCACATGGAAGTCGACCCCGGCGACACGATGGACGGCTATCCCATCGACGTGGCGTTCCTCGGCAGTTGCACGAACGCGCGCCTGCCGGACCTCCGCGAGGCCGCCGAAATCGTTCGCGGCCGCGAGGTCCACGACGACGTGCGCGCGATGGTCGTCCCCGGCAGCCAGCGCGTCAAGCGCGCCGCCGAAGCCGAAGGCTTGGACGAGGTGTTCGAGGAAGCCGGCTTCGACTGGCGGGGCGCCGGCTGTTCGATGTGCCTCGGCATGAACGAAGACCAGTTGGTCGGCGACGAGCGCTGTGCGTCCTCGTCGAACCGGAACTTCGTCGGGCGGCAGGGGTCGAAGGACGGCCGCACCGTCCTGATGAGTCCGCCGATGGTCGCCGCCGCGGCGGTCACCGGCGAAGTGACGGACGTGCGCGAACTGGAGCGCCGCCCGGAGGTGGAAGCATGA
- a CDS encoding homoserine kinase, with protein MIAVRAPATSANLGSGFDVFGVALDRPADVVRVERAAETTIEVTGAGAQYIPEDPAKNTAGVVAAELGAPAHIRIDKGVRPSSGLGSSAASAAGAAVALAELYDRSLSDEELVRIAAEGEAAVSGDAHADNVAPAILGGFTVVRDDGIERVNADLSLVACLPDIVVSTRDARGVVPDSAAMSDVVDTVGSAATLVLGMCRNDPERVGRGFEEHVVTPARAALVDGYADACDAARDAGATGVTVSGAGPGVLAVCRERDQKRVAGALVGGFDDAGVDATAYRTTVGDGATIL; from the coding sequence ATGATTGCCGTTCGCGCGCCGGCGACCAGCGCCAACCTCGGGAGCGGATTCGACGTGTTCGGGGTGGCCCTCGACCGGCCCGCGGACGTCGTTCGCGTCGAACGCGCCGCGGAGACCACCATCGAGGTGACCGGCGCGGGCGCCCAGTACATCCCCGAAGACCCCGCGAAGAACACCGCCGGCGTCGTCGCCGCCGAACTCGGCGCGCCCGCACACATCCGCATCGACAAGGGCGTCCGCCCCTCCTCCGGGCTCGGGTCGTCGGCGGCGAGCGCCGCCGGCGCGGCCGTCGCGCTCGCGGAACTGTACGACCGCTCGCTCTCAGACGAGGAACTCGTCAGAATCGCCGCCGAGGGCGAGGCGGCGGTCTCCGGCGACGCCCACGCCGACAACGTCGCGCCCGCCATCCTCGGCGGCTTCACCGTCGTGCGCGACGACGGCATCGAGCGCGTGAACGCCGACCTCTCGCTGGTCGCCTGCCTCCCCGACATCGTCGTCTCCACGCGGGACGCCCGCGGCGTCGTCCCCGACTCCGCCGCGATGAGCGACGTGGTGGACACGGTCGGGTCCGCGGCGACGCTCGTCCTCGGCATGTGCCGGAACGACCCCGAGCGCGTCGGCCGCGGCTTCGAGGAGCACGTCGTCACGCCCGCTCGCGCCGCGCTCGTGGACGGCTACGCGGACGCCTGCGACGCCGCGCGCGACGCGGGTGCGACCGGCGTCACGGTCAGCGGCGCCGGCCCGGGCGTCCTCGCCGTCTGCCGGGAGCGCGACCAGAAGCGCGTCGCCGGCGCGCTCGTCGGCGGCTTCGACGACGCCGGCGTCGACGCGACGGCGTACCGCACGACCGTCGGCGACGGCGCCACGATTCTCTGA
- a CDS encoding isocitrate/isopropylmalate dehydrogenase family protein, with protein MSEEIAVVPGDGIGAEVVPVAVDVLDAVGDFSFVHADAGDAVAAETDDPLPEETREAAAAADATLFGAAGETAADVVLPLRSAVDSFVNVRPARTYPGVDALQPDTDLVFLRENTEGVYAGHEATLADGVTTTTRVVTREASARLAEFACDYAPEGFTVAHKANVMRETDGLFKQTVEDVAEGNDVPTEDALMDALAMHLVQSPEDYDVVVCPNLAGDVLSDLSAGLVGGLGLLPSANLGPERGLFEPVHGSAPDIAGEGVANPAATVLSAAMLLEFLGHDDEGQRVRSAVETVLAEGPRTPDVGGEASTKEMRDALLAQLG; from the coding sequence ATGTCTGAGGAGATAGCAGTCGTCCCCGGCGACGGCATCGGCGCGGAGGTCGTTCCGGTCGCGGTGGACGTCCTCGACGCGGTCGGCGACTTCTCGTTCGTACACGCGGACGCCGGGGACGCGGTCGCCGCGGAGACCGACGACCCGCTCCCCGAGGAGACCCGCGAGGCCGCCGCGGCGGCGGACGCGACGCTGTTCGGCGCGGCGGGCGAGACGGCCGCCGACGTGGTGTTGCCGCTTCGGAGCGCGGTGGACTCGTTCGTGAACGTGCGGCCGGCGCGCACGTACCCGGGCGTGGACGCGCTCCAGCCCGACACCGACCTCGTGTTCCTGCGGGAGAACACGGAGGGCGTGTACGCGGGCCACGAGGCGACGCTCGCGGACGGCGTGACGACGACGACGCGCGTGGTGACGCGCGAGGCGTCGGCGCGACTCGCCGAGTTCGCGTGCGACTACGCGCCCGAGGGGTTCACGGTCGCGCACAAAGCGAACGTGATGCGGGAGACGGACGGCCTGTTCAAGCAGACCGTCGAGGACGTGGCCGAGGGGAACGACGTGCCGACCGAGGACGCACTGATGGACGCGCTCGCGATGCATCTCGTGCAGTCCCCCGAGGACTACGACGTGGTGGTGTGTCCGAACCTCGCGGGCGACGTGCTGTCGGACCTCTCCGCGGGTCTCGTCGGCGGCCTCGGATTGCTGCCGTCGGCGAATCTCGGGCCGGAGCGCGGGCTGTTCGAGCCGGTTCACGGCTCAGCGCCGGACATCGCGGGCGAGGGCGTCGCGAACCCGGCGGCGACGGTGCTGTCGGCCGCGATGCTGCTGGAGTTCCTCGGCCACGACGACGAGGGACAGCGCGTTCGCTCCGCGGTCGAGACGGTGCTCGCGGAGGGGCCGCGGACGCCCGACGTTGGCGGCGAGGCGTCCACCAAGGAGATGCGGGACGCGTTGCTCGCGCAGTTGGGCTAG
- the leuD gene encoding 3-isopropylmalate dehydratase small subunit, giving the protein MSGPADTVTEVTGAGVPVRGNDIDTDQIIPARFLKVVTFDGLGEFAFFDQRFDDDDEPKAHPFNEPQYQGASVLAVNANFGCGSSREHAPQALMRWGIDAVVGESFAEIFAGNCLALGIPTVTADAEDVRALQDWIAENPDGDVEVDVVNEEVRYGDTTIDADMDDAQHRALVDGVWDTTALMGSNADAVAETAANLPYTDV; this is encoded by the coding sequence ATGAGCGGGCCCGCCGACACCGTCACCGAAGTCACCGGGGCGGGCGTGCCCGTGCGCGGGAACGACATCGACACGGACCAGATAATTCCGGCGCGCTTCCTCAAAGTCGTCACGTTCGACGGGCTCGGCGAGTTCGCGTTCTTCGACCAGCGCTTCGACGACGATGACGAACCGAAAGCCCACCCGTTCAACGAACCGCAGTACCAGGGCGCGTCCGTGCTCGCGGTGAACGCAAACTTCGGCTGTGGCTCCTCGCGGGAGCACGCACCACAGGCGCTGATGCGGTGGGGCATCGACGCCGTCGTGGGCGAGTCGTTCGCCGAAATCTTCGCGGGGAACTGCCTCGCGCTCGGCATCCCGACGGTCACCGCGGACGCCGAGGACGTGCGCGCGCTCCAGGACTGGATTGCGGAGAACCCCGACGGCGACGTCGAGGTGGACGTCGTGAACGAGGAAGTCCGGTACGGCGACACCACGATAGACGCGGACATGGACGACGCCCAGCACCGCGCGCTCGTCGACGGCGTCTGGGACACGACCGCGCTGATGGGGTCGAACGCCGACGCCGTGGCCGAGACCGCTGCGAATCTCCCCTACACCGATGTCTGA